From the Gymnogyps californianus isolate 813 chromosome 2, ASM1813914v2, whole genome shotgun sequence genome, one window contains:
- the EFHB gene encoding EF-hand domain-containing family member B, producing the protein MAGQLRRVYEGQFTERFPELSADGKLLPTGDTAASCLTEVLPRPITPATVRKFRNTTNPAPGVERIFYGRADDPDIATHLTHGIESRSSLSAASLINPLPKTKFQRKIQDKKEAIYFSNREASLGRSHDQSSMLPKGLDIINTTFGTKVIQDVSAGELINPPKTFEEVDKEAREGHDLYIVSHNDYYVGEAINRKYDSPNFSKSFVYGIETPHFRDGRSVSKSLNWLYDLQSKRAAKIVSKRSDDFKEKFQPQLGKVLDPIAETMNVPPGHTFGMLLHRDEYVGDLLHYRVPCEFLRGKDRERAVLTAVRQSLKKANYKNFDMLLEAFKHYDKNGGGMIDKDDLRKSCFQLNLNLDDALLDSLFDYCDLDKDGLINYLEFANFLNWKDKMAVKEFEEKIITKGKKLDAPVLPEDTKANDEPLLKQEDLVLKEPGSSEKTPKTLTRSTDHVFANYQTTSSQYNAVVGGLPTTCYPVCGVPTIRSDIPAPQIHHISERTNYGDEANAYALLFPSVFSQKGVYEREFFKTRPKAEIAQILRNIGVNISDERFEEIWKQACMKHQKEEVCVESIRNVLDEIHGSHTKNSC; encoded by the exons ATGGCGGGGCAGCTGCGGCGCGTCTACGAGGGACAGTTCACAGAGAGGTTTCCCGAGCTGTCGGCG GATGGAAAGTTGCTTCCCACTGGCGATACGGCTGCGAGTTGCCTCACTGAGGTTTTACCCAGG CCCATTACTCCAGCTACTGTGCGAAAGTTTCGAAATACAACAAATCCAGCTCCTGGTGTTGAAAGAATATTCTACGGCAGAGCAGATGATCCTGACATTGCAACTCACTTGACACATGGCATAGAGTCACGTTCCTCACTCAGT GCAGCTTCATTGATAAATCCACTTCCTAAAACTAAATTTCAACgaaaaatacaagacaaaaaagaagCAATCTACTTCAGTAATCGTGAAGCATCCTTGGGCAGATCACATGATCAATCTTCTATGTTACCTAAGGGCTTGGATATAATTAATACTACATTTGGAACAAAAGTCATCCAAG ATGTATCAGCTGGAGAGCTTATAAATCCACCAAAAACTTTTGAGGAAGTGGataaagaagccagagaaggaCATGATCTGTATATTGTGTCACACAATGATTATTATGTGG GGGAAGCAATAAATAGGAAGTATGACTCGCCAAACTTCAGCAAGTCTTTTGTTTATGGAATAGAAACCCCTCACTTTAGAGATGGGCGAAGTGTATCCAAATCCTTAAATTGGCTCTATGATCTGCAATC GAAGAGAGCAGCAAAAATCGTATCGAAACGAAGTGAtgatttcaaggaaaaatttCAACCTCAGCTTGGAAAAGTCCTTGATCC TATAGCAGAAACTATGAATGTTCCCCCAGGCCATACATTTGGAATGTTACTCCATCGAGATGAATATG TTGGTGATCTTCTTCACTACCGAGTTCCATGTGAGTTCCTCCGTggtaaagacagagagagagctGTCTTGACTGCAGTTCGGCAAAGTTTGAAGAAAGCTAACTATAAGAATTTTGACATGTTACTAGAAGCATTCAAGCATTATGATAAG aATGGTGGTGGAATGATAGACAAGGATGACCTACGAAAGTCCTGTTTTCAGCTTAATCTGAATCTAGATGATGCGCTCCTGGATTCCTTATTTGACTACTGTGATTTGGATAAAGATGGTCTGATTAATTACCTGGAGTTTGCAAACTTTCTGAACTGGAAAGACAAAATGGCTGTTAaagagtttgaagaaaaaataattacaaaag GGAAAAAACTAGATGCTCCTGTTCTGCCTGAAGACACAAAGGCGAATGATGAGCCACTGCTGAAGCAGGAAGATCTTGTGTTAAAAGAACCGGGAAGCTCAGAAAAGACACCAAAAACACTTACAAGATCAACAGATCACGTATTTGCAAATTATCAAACAACTTCTTCTCAGTATAATGCTGTAGTAGGTGGTCTCCCAACAACCT GTTATCCAGTGTGTGGTGTTCCAACTATTCGTTCAGATATTCCTGCTCCTCAAATTCACCACATCAGTGAGAGAACTAATTATGGTGATGAGGCCAATGCTTATGCATTATTGTTCCCTTCTGTCTTCAGTCAAAAGGGAGTGTATGAAAgagagttttttaaaacaagaccAAAGGCAGAG ATTGCACAAATTCTCCGCAATATTGGCGTGaacatttcagatgaaaggTTTGAAGAGATATGGAAGCAAGCTTGTATGAAACATCAGAAAGAAGAGGTTTGTGTAGAAAGCATCAGGAATGTACTGGATGAGATACATGGATCGCACACAAAAAACAGTTGCTAA